ttaagttatgggtaccatcatttttgtccaggcctgtttcattagtttgtttttttaaataattatgttaatcaacaattcaaaagtgatggctgattttgattatttaattttcaatacatttttatttattgttacttttgtgagtttcaagtgatttcagtgagaattgtgggtttttccttctttaactgaggggtaccaacaattttgtccacgtgtgtatctataAATCcattatttcttaaaaaaaactacaatgttCTTACATTTGTCCTCGTCTTCTAGTGActcttcttcctcatcttcctcctgtgGCTCCTCCTCAGCTGCTACATCCTGctgttcttcctcttcttctaagccttcctcctctgcagcaggTTGCTCCTCCTCTGCTTCAGGTGCAGTCTCCTCTTCTGCTTCATCaccaccttcctcctcttctgcttTATGACTGTCCTCCTGAACTTCCTCTCCATCTAATGCTGCCTCTTCTTCAGCCACCTGGTTCTTCTCTTCGGGCATCTCCTCTTCTGCTTCATCACCACCATCCTCTGCagcctcctctttctcctcttctgcTTTATGACTGTCCTCCTGAACTTCCTCTCCATCTAATGCTGCCTCTTCTTCAGCTACCTGGTTCTCCTCTTCGGGCATCTCCTCTTCTAcatgttcctcctcttcttctgtctgtgttgttacttcttctgtcttttctgatACATCGGCTGACTCCTCTGGTTCCGTCTCATCCTCCTTCACTGCCTCCTCTGGTTGTTCTGTCACAGAGTCATCCTGTTCATCAAGAGGTGAGTCCTGTgaagctgcttcttcttctccctcctcctcttccgtCTCTTGAGCGGTTCCTTCTTCCTCAGCTGCATCATGTGCCTCTTCTTCTTCAGTTCCTGCAGCTGTCTCTTCCTCAGCAGCCGGAGCCGTTTCTTCCTCTGTCTGTTCCAGCGGTTCAGCAGGAGCTTGAGTTTCTCCCGCAATCTATGACAGGCAAAACAATATTAGACCACGGTAGACTGGATCCTCGACAGGAAATCATTTTCTCCTCAGCAATCTGGACATCCAGGTGTCTGAGTAAACACGATGTGATTaagatgacacacaaaacagagatcTGTGCTGTATGACTGCAAGTATAGAtatgaatccaatggagaattcATGCCAGGCAATTAGTTCCTTCAAATACACAGGATGAAAATCTCATTATGGTTCCCAGTGGACACACGGTGAACAGAAATAGTAAAGAGACCATGTGCGCTGACAGCATGTGTGCTGAGGCCTGTCAGGGAATTTCTGCCATCACAGTATAATCTAATAATGCACCCGGCttagaaaactgttcattttgcacttttaaatCTTAGAAATCTCAAAAACAGTCTCTATTTCTACGACTTCAatttaaattgtcatttttttaatatatgaaGAGGAATCACATGTAACTTCTGATTTGTTAAAAAGCTTCAGTTGAGGCTCTTTTAATAAActggataaaaaaaacagatgttcAAATGTATTTGACTAATGTatgtaaatgtacaaaaataatacaataatgctaaaataaaatagaataaacaaTGCAAActatacaataaaacaaatgcaaaaacaatacaattcaaataaaacaataaaaatagaatattaccCTGCTCATAAGGAATCTAGAAAATACTTGGACTTGTTAGATTATCATCTATATTTTTGTTAGTACAAAATTTCTCTctaattatttttgctgtagtCTTAAACTTAATGTTTAAATTAGTTACGATAATCGCCATAATCAACAACACTGTAGGGTCTCTTCCTTTTTTATGTATTCTAGTAATGTAAAGTagtattttgaaaaattttaagGGTTTTAACCTCTATATGTAACTTACTCAAGTAAATTAAAGCCATAAATAACAGTATATGGTCTTGAATCGAAAATCTAAACTTTATATTTAGTTCATAACCCCAGTTATCTTCTATTTTGATCCACCAACTGTTGTTTTAAGTGTGCTGTATAGAAAAATGGTGACGTGACTGATTGCAGGTCATAGGAGTCATGCTGGTGTTAATTTATTTGACTTGGAAACAGTGTCTGTATGAAGGAAAATTATAATTTAGTCCTGTAATCAGGTCAAATCTGACTGACTGGCGGTGTGTTGGTTACCTTTGTATCCTGCTTCTGTATGTTCTCCAGCTGAGCCCCAAGTTCAGAGTGGAGACTTTGGGCTGCTGAGTTCTGATCCTGCAGACTCTGATGTACCGTATCAAGCTGCTCCTCTACACTGGCCTGCTGGAGCCGCTGGGACTGTTCATTCTCGAGCAACTCTCTGCAAGACAGGAGATAATCGTGGTGAGAGTCTGTAAGTGGACGTCTTTGATTCAAATTATCTTTCAGGCAGTGCAGAAAATTAGGACTTTTATAATAATATCATTTTAATTGTGTGGCTCCATGAAGCCTGAACCTTTACTgctaaaatattagaaaaaggCCCCATGGTCTAATTGTATTGGCTTCTTCAAATTTTGCATGGCAACAATAGCCTGTGAACCACATTAGCCTGATCTTTTCACTAGCTTCAAAGAGTACCCATTTTACATACAAAGAAAATCTCACACAAGCCATTCATCTCCACAACTTATCAATACAAAAGGAAATGTTTATACAGATCCGGACAATCTCACAGTGTGAATATGAGGCCGACCAACATTGTCCCGGAGCATCACGGAGACACAGACAGAGGCAGCCAACAGGGCTTCCACAAAGTCAACATAAAGTTATGGGTCAGAGGAGGGGAGCTATTTTCTGTGCAGCTCcaaaagctgctgttttcttttttccacaacCTACCTGACAGCAGTCATCTCCAGCACACTGGCCTCCAGCTGAGCCTGGTAGGTGCCCAGCTGCTCCTTCAGTCGG
The window above is part of the Acanthochromis polyacanthus isolate Apoly-LR-REF ecotype Palm Island chromosome 6, KAUST_Apoly_ChrSc, whole genome shotgun sequence genome. Proteins encoded here:
- the zgc:66479 gene encoding uncharacterized protein zgc:66479 isoform X1 produces the protein MTARHRKGKSNHKQEDNFFKNEILETEARSGGNNYTLLLILFLIIVIGGATGAWFCFQQHQTLTYLSDNLMGMQMKIVKLQSSHEEMRQSSHKQQVSGNVEERLNALEESYALAQKQVGMALATAEQLKTSDLPAQVLSLHTEMKARLSEMQQATVSLEQLSQLQSMLKGKNEEFEGVRVQVEGLATLSGELSQKVEVLSGSLGEAESKLDERAGQVATLSVTLDGQTAEVIRLKEQLGTYQAQLEASVLEMTAVRELLENEQSQRLQQASVEEQLDTVHQSLQDQNSAAQSLHSELGAQLENIQKQDTKIAGETQAPAEPLEQTEEETAPAAEEETAAGTEEEEAHDAAEEEGTAQETEEEEGEEEAASQDSPLDEQDDSVTEQPEEAVKEDETEPEESADVSEKTEEVTTQTEEEEEHVEEEMPEEENQVAEEEAALDGEEVQEDSHKAEEEKEEAAEDGGDEAEEEMPEEKNQVAEEEAALDGEEVQEDSHKAEEEEGGDEAEEETAPEAEEEQPAAEEEGLEEEEEQQDVAAEEEPQEEDEEEESLEDEDK
- the zgc:66479 gene encoding uncharacterized protein zgc:66479 isoform X2, which produces MTARHRKGKSNHKQEDNFFKNEILETEARSGGNNYTLLLILFLIIVIGGATGAWFCFQQHQTLTYLSDNLMGMQMKIVKLQSSHEEMRQSSHKQVSGNVEERLNALEESYALAQKQVGMALATAEQLKTSDLPAQVLSLHTEMKARLSEMQQATVSLEQLSQLQSMLKGKNEEFEGVRVQVEGLATLSGELSQKVEVLSGSLGEAESKLDERAGQVATLSVTLDGQTAEVIRLKEQLGTYQAQLEASVLEMTAVRELLENEQSQRLQQASVEEQLDTVHQSLQDQNSAAQSLHSELGAQLENIQKQDTKIAGETQAPAEPLEQTEEETAPAAEEETAAGTEEEEAHDAAEEEGTAQETEEEEGEEEAASQDSPLDEQDDSVTEQPEEAVKEDETEPEESADVSEKTEEVTTQTEEEEEHVEEEMPEEENQVAEEEAALDGEEVQEDSHKAEEEKEEAAEDGGDEAEEEMPEEKNQVAEEEAALDGEEVQEDSHKAEEEEGGDEAEEETAPEAEEEQPAAEEEGLEEEEEQQDVAAEEEPQEEDEEEESLEDEDK